The following proteins are co-located in the Neomonachus schauinslandi chromosome 8, ASM220157v2, whole genome shotgun sequence genome:
- the FAM217A gene encoding protein FAM217A, translating to MLNLSHWNLDSEVPAPENKNLPPGKDSAVGGKINKNHLEIPIEQLMLELNLSEHAHKRTQNSKQGIFQLWSYPLNEGSTMENRDFKKSAVETGFNVANNPMRLFTLNPTLTSASVDKQVGSYSGLQIPSGLCWPYADGDFFQDRNEPYVNLCSAVENNNGESLSAPNWNLKYGNSSVEENLTDESDLSENEKANDSLLSYFKKMDLNLKPETIENVEESFTEEPSEVFPYPDFLPSPFNTLDLHKLALSKSENWKATVEPPESSIEHLITRLLEMERLQHMTIQKERPRLQTTFCAPAATERPFSSKAISKMRQPKLSDSLSLQTTCVDKSHEKRKSSSGSCKLEQNASKWNWSNAGNTYKWTSRPPSLKSSSATKQLMATCDDIRNLKSSILNPCQELSTKPTTSQTTQLLVKMVSTRCLPPRSPIPVSPTPLSFPENHREDIKAPRTKKKPYQKNIELNKPFYIQKLNCLSPSFVGKDKCSPIDQK from the exons ATGTTG AACTTGTCTCACTGGAATTTGGATTCAGAAGTACCTGctcctgaaaataaaaatctcccacCTGGAAAGGACAGTGCAGTAGGTG GCAAAATTAACAAG AACCATTTGGAAATTCCAATAGAGCAACTGATGCTAGAACTAAATTTGTCAGAGCATGCTCACAAAAGAACACAG AATAGTAAACAAGGGATATTTCAGTTGTGGAGTTATCCTCTTAACGAAGGAAGTACCATGGAGAACAG ggatttcaaGAAGTCTGCAGTGGAAACTGGCTTTAATGTAGCCAATAATCCCATGAGGCTCTTCACTCTGAATCCCACCCTGACAAGTGCTTCGGTCGATAAGCAAGTTGGTTCTTACTCTGGCCTCCAGATACCATCGGGTCTCTGCTGGCCCTATGCTGATGGAGACTTTTTTCAGGACAGAAATGAGCCTTATGTTAATTTATGTTCAGCCGTGGAAAACAATAATGGTGAAAGTTTATCTGCCccaaattggaatttgaaatatgGAAACAGCAGTGTGGAAGAAAACTTAACAGATGAAAGTGAtttatcagaaaatgaaaaagcaaatgataGTTTGCTcagctattttaaaaagatggaccTGAACTTAAAGCcagaaacaatagaaaatgtTGAGGAATCTTTCACAGAGGAACCAAGTGAAGTATTTCCATATCCtgattttctcccttctcctttcaaTACTCTGGACTTGCACAAATTAGCCCTCTCAAAATCTGAAAATTGGAAAGCGACAGTGGAACCTCCCGAAAGCTCTATTGAACATTTGATAACTCGTTTACTGGAAATGGAAAGGTTACAACACATGACTATACAAAAAGAGAGGCCCAGACTTCAAACTACCTTCTGCGCTCCAGCAGCTACTGAGCGACCCTTTTCCTCCAAAGCTATCTCCAAAATGAGACAACCAAAACTTTCGGACTCTTTGAGTCTTCAGACAACTTGTGTAGATAAAagtcatgaaaaaagaaaaagcagttctGGATCTTGCAAGCTTGAACAAAATGCTTCCAAATGGAATTGGAGCAATGCTGGCAATACATACAAATGGACTTCTAGACCACCGTCTCTAAAAAGTTCATCTGCCACCAAACAATTGATGGCAACTTGTGATGACATTAGGAATCTCAAAAGCTCCATTTTGAATCCATGCCAAGAACTCTCAACCAAGCCCACTACTTCCCAAACAACTCAATTGTTGGTTAAGATGGTCTCAACAAGATGTCTGCCACCAAGGTCTCCAATACCAGTTTCACCTAcacctctctcttttcctgaaaATCACAGAGAAGACATTAAGGCACCAAGGACCAAAAAGAAACCTTATCAAAAAAACATAGAATTGAACAAACCATTCTATATTCAGAAGTTAAACTGTCTATCGCCTTCCTTTGTAGGTAAGGATAAGTGTTCACCCATTGACCAAAAATAA